A region from the Halosolutus gelatinilyticus genome encodes:
- a CDS encoding stage II sporulation protein M — MDLSDSVSAAVSVLRRRPSDLLPLYLLGAAIPAIVRLVPFVGLLLGYVYLDTTGRLAAIRDHLASRDLDPPDPEANPDAFEEWVSGFEPIVDLLITPETRLLVLATALVSVVALAVLSAIVSAAQIAGCYGRLRDERGLIAGLSGGRRYWLRFLGLYLLEVVLWALVAGAVVAATVLVGGVAGAAIGPAALLVVLPFLLLGLLLLVPIRATFAFAPVAVVVDNAGVFGSLSRALGFIRRHPIAAVFYYMIAVGSVIGVLIVTGLLAFVEVASIVGLAATLVLTPFLDLLKTGLYTDSRGRLEPPEAVDRSLRDQFADGVRAGWAEMLRFVRSTPLTHAFVVALAVGSFWVGWELAGPYAGTFDTSISGRLDGHIPPTAAVNFFANNWLVAITTAYAGFALVVPALASLAFNGLVMGVYAQTEVAPTELAAFVAPHGIFEIPAILVATALGISLGAVAARVPLGQASRSDIADALERAFWVLVGIGLLLAIAGFIEGFVSPYYFRLFL, encoded by the coding sequence ATGGACCTCTCCGATTCCGTCAGCGCCGCCGTCTCGGTCCTTCGCCGGCGGCCGAGCGACCTCCTCCCGTTGTATCTGCTCGGGGCCGCGATCCCGGCGATCGTGCGACTCGTCCCGTTCGTCGGACTCCTCCTCGGGTACGTCTACCTCGACACGACGGGCCGACTCGCTGCGATCCGGGACCACCTGGCGTCTCGGGACCTCGATCCGCCGGACCCGGAGGCCAACCCCGACGCCTTCGAGGAGTGGGTATCCGGCTTCGAACCGATCGTCGATCTGCTGATCACGCCCGAAACCCGTCTCCTCGTCCTCGCGACGGCGCTCGTGAGTGTCGTTGCACTCGCGGTGCTGTCCGCGATCGTCTCCGCGGCCCAGATCGCGGGCTGCTACGGACGGCTCCGCGACGAACGCGGATTGATCGCCGGTCTCTCCGGCGGACGGCGCTACTGGCTCCGGTTTCTGGGCCTCTACCTGTTGGAGGTCGTCCTCTGGGCGCTCGTCGCCGGCGCCGTCGTCGCCGCGACGGTCCTGGTCGGCGGCGTCGCCGGCGCCGCGATCGGGCCGGCGGCGCTCCTCGTCGTGCTTCCGTTCCTTCTGTTAGGGCTCCTCCTGCTCGTCCCTATTCGAGCCACGTTCGCGTTCGCCCCCGTCGCCGTCGTCGTCGATAACGCCGGCGTGTTCGGGTCGCTCTCCCGGGCGCTCGGGTTCATTCGCCGCCATCCGATCGCGGCGGTTTTCTACTATATGATCGCCGTCGGATCGGTGATCGGAGTCTTGATAGTCACCGGTCTGCTCGCGTTCGTCGAGGTGGCGAGTATCGTCGGCCTCGCCGCGACGCTGGTGCTGACTCCGTTTCTCGATCTGCTGAAAACCGGACTGTACACGGACTCGCGAGGACGCCTCGAACCGCCGGAAGCGGTCGACCGATCGCTCCGGGACCAGTTCGCCGACGGCGTGCGGGCTGGGTGGGCCGAGATGCTCAGGTTCGTCCGATCGACGCCGCTCACGCATGCATTCGTCGTCGCCCTCGCCGTCGGCTCGTTCTGGGTCGGCTGGGAACTCGCCGGCCCGTACGCCGGTACGTTCGACACGTCGATCAGCGGCCGGCTCGACGGGCACATTCCGCCGACGGCAGCCGTCAATTTCTTCGCCAACAACTGGCTGGTCGCGATCACGACGGCCTACGCCGGCTTCGCGCTCGTGGTCCCGGCGCTCGCGTCGCTTGCGTTCAACGGACTTGTGATGGGCGTCTACGCCCAGACCGAGGTCGCCCCGACCGAACTGGCGGCGTTCGTCGCTCCGCACGGGATCTTCGAGATTCCGGCGATCCTCGTCGCCACCGCGCTCGGGATCTCGCTGGGCGCCGTCGCCGCTCGCGTCCCGCTGGGTCAGGCCAGCCGATCGGACATCGCCGACGCGTTGGAGCGGGCCTTCTGGGTGCTGGTCGGTATCGGACTCCTGCTGGCGATCGCGGGCTTCATCGAGGGGTTCGTCAGCCCGTACTACTTCCGACTGTTCCTCTGA
- a CDS encoding succinylglutamate desuccinylase/aspartoacylase family protein, with protein MTTTLGTASAGPGEIDTGRLEVGETRDGSPFGLPVAVINGANPGKTLYVQAASDGDELNGVGVIQRVVPQLDPAELAGTILIVGIVNYHAFQVAEHRNPIDDTKMNRAYPGNENGTSSERIAAATFDIATGADLVLDLHQGSTSRMIDEVRVRCGTRHRLHSECLELAKAFGCGYILDQKGPDGQLARAAPDEGVPTVDPELGGSVGWDEESVRKGVDGVFNVLRHYGFLDGEAPFETQTRARGFEQYGAPAGGLVTFEPELGKRVSAGETVFRVTTPFGEPKRTVTADSDGILWRTRRLPQVATGEYVCSVATDIDQY; from the coding sequence ATGACGACGACGCTCGGAACGGCGAGCGCGGGGCCCGGCGAGATCGATACGGGCCGTCTCGAGGTCGGCGAGACCAGAGACGGGAGCCCGTTCGGTCTGCCCGTCGCCGTGATCAACGGTGCGAATCCGGGGAAGACGCTGTACGTGCAGGCGGCGAGCGACGGTGACGAACTCAACGGAGTCGGCGTTATCCAGCGCGTCGTCCCGCAACTCGATCCCGCGGAACTGGCCGGGACGATCCTGATCGTCGGGATCGTCAACTACCACGCGTTCCAGGTGGCCGAACACCGGAACCCGATCGACGACACGAAGATGAACCGGGCGTACCCCGGCAACGAGAACGGCACGTCGAGCGAGCGGATCGCGGCGGCGACGTTCGATATCGCGACGGGCGCCGATCTCGTGCTCGACCTCCACCAGGGATCGACCAGCCGGATGATCGACGAGGTTCGGGTCCGCTGTGGCACCCGCCACCGGCTCCACAGCGAGTGTCTCGAACTCGCGAAGGCCTTCGGCTGCGGTTACATCCTCGACCAGAAGGGGCCGGACGGACAGCTCGCTCGCGCCGCGCCGGACGAGGGCGTGCCGACCGTCGATCCCGAGCTCGGCGGCAGCGTCGGCTGGGACGAAGAGAGCGTTCGGAAGGGCGTCGACGGCGTGTTCAACGTGCTCAGACACTACGGCTTTCTCGACGGCGAGGCGCCGTTCGAGACCCAGACCCGCGCGCGCGGATTCGAGCAGTACGGGGCGCCGGCCGGCGGCCTCGTGACGTTCGAACCCGAACTCGGGAAGCGAGTTAGCGCCGGCGAAACCGTCTTTCGGGTGACGACCCCGTTCGGCGAACCCAAGCGCACGGTGACGGCCGACAGCGACGGGATCCTCTGGCGAACGCGCCGGCTCCCCCAGGTCGCGACTGGCGAGTACGTCTGTTCCGTCGCCACCGATATCGATCAGTACTAA
- a CDS encoding pyridoxal-phosphate dependent enzyme translates to MVSDLICPDCGAVYEAGPDEPWRCACGHALEFTESPRPEGDPLPLSRLDTSEGLWTFFEFLPIEQHVTFYEGFTPLVEAPDWGADFKLEYVFPTGSFKDRGATTTLSRAVELGVERVIEDSSGNAGAAIATYAARAGIEADIYVPADVKQSKLMTIQRADARPVRIEGTREDVTAACLDAVEGDGGEAGDVPRQTGEGWYASHAWNPAFYAGTMTFAFEVAAQRGWAVPDALVLPIGHGTLFLGAYRGFTLLNEAGIVDGMPRLLGAQATGYAPIVDALGGDTTDEDGNGTTIADGIKISAPARKDEILEAIDATNGDAIAIGSDPIETALDRLHRGGFYVEPTCAVAPAALRRYREADVLSEDDVVVPLTGSGLKTL, encoded by the coding sequence ATGGTCTCCGATCTCATCTGTCCGGATTGCGGCGCGGTCTACGAAGCGGGCCCGGACGAACCGTGGCGCTGCGCCTGCGGTCACGCCCTCGAGTTCACCGAGAGTCCGCGGCCGGAGGGCGATCCGCTCCCGCTCTCGCGACTCGACACCAGCGAGGGGCTCTGGACCTTCTTCGAGTTCCTTCCGATCGAGCAACACGTCACCTTCTACGAGGGCTTTACGCCGCTGGTCGAGGCGCCCGACTGGGGCGCCGACTTCAAACTCGAGTACGTCTTCCCGACGGGATCGTTCAAGGATCGCGGTGCGACGACGACGCTCTCGCGGGCCGTCGAACTCGGCGTCGAGCGGGTCATCGAGGACTCCTCGGGCAACGCCGGGGCCGCGATCGCCACGTACGCCGCGCGGGCGGGCATCGAGGCGGACATCTACGTGCCGGCGGACGTCAAGCAGTCGAAGTTGATGACGATCCAGCGGGCCGACGCGCGACCGGTTCGGATCGAGGGAACCCGGGAGGACGTCACGGCGGCCTGTCTCGACGCGGTCGAGGGCGACGGCGGCGAGGCGGGCGACGTCCCGCGCCAGACCGGCGAAGGCTGGTACGCCAGCCACGCCTGGAACCCAGCCTTCTACGCCGGAACGATGACCTTCGCGTTCGAAGTGGCCGCCCAGCGCGGGTGGGCCGTCCCCGACGCGCTCGTCCTCCCGATCGGCCACGGCACGCTGTTTCTCGGCGCGTACAGGGGGTTCACGCTGTTGAACGAGGCCGGCATCGTCGACGGGATGCCGCGGCTGCTCGGCGCGCAGGCGACCGGCTACGCGCCCATCGTCGACGCGCTCGGCGGCGACACCACCGACGAGGACGGAAACGGAACGACGATCGCCGACGGGATCAAGATCTCCGCGCCCGCCCGCAAGGACGAAATTCTGGAAGCGATCGACGCGACGAACGGCGACGCGATCGCGATCGGATCGGACCCGATCGAGACCGCGCTCGATCGGCTTCACCGCGGCGGGTTCTACGTCGAGCCGACCTGTGCGGTCGCGCCTGCTGCGCTCCGGCGGTACCGCGAGGCGGACGTGCTGTCCGAAGACGACGTCGTCGTCCCGCTCACCGGGAGCGGACTGAAAACCCTCTGA
- the udk gene encoding uridine kinase: MSIPSFAIGIAGGTGAGKTTVARTVAETVGEAVTRIPIDNYYEDLSHLTMDEREAINYDHPSAFEWELLREHLDALLTGQSIEMPRYDFEVHNRKDERVTVEPSDVIVLEGILALHDEAIREMLDLRVYVMTDADVRILRRIERDVIDRGRDLEGVIEQYLGTVKPMHERFVAPTKKHADVIIPEGANRMAIDLLTEKVLAELSEGAGRTDPELELSIDGPPVE; encoded by the coding sequence ATGAGTATACCGTCGTTCGCCATCGGAATCGCCGGCGGCACGGGCGCCGGGAAGACGACGGTCGCACGGACGGTCGCGGAAACCGTCGGCGAGGCCGTCACGCGGATTCCGATCGACAACTACTACGAGGACCTCTCCCACCTCACGATGGATGAGCGGGAGGCGATTAACTACGATCACCCGTCCGCGTTCGAGTGGGAACTACTTCGGGAGCACCTCGACGCGCTGCTGACCGGCCAGTCGATCGAGATGCCCCGGTACGACTTCGAGGTGCACAACCGGAAGGACGAGCGCGTCACCGTCGAACCGTCGGACGTGATCGTCCTCGAGGGAATCCTCGCCCTCCACGACGAGGCGATCCGCGAGATGCTCGATCTGCGGGTGTACGTGATGACCGACGCGGACGTCCGCATCCTCCGGCGGATCGAGCGCGACGTCATCGATCGCGGGCGCGACCTCGAGGGCGTCATCGAACAGTACCTCGGGACGGTCAAACCGATGCACGAGCGGTTCGTCGCGCCGACGAAGAAACACGCCGACGTGATCATTCCGGAGGGCGCCAACCGGATGGCGATCGACCTCCTCACCGAGAAGGTGCTGGCCGAACTCTCCGAGGGCGCGGGCCGCACCGACCCCGAACTCGAACTCTCGATCGACGGGCCGCCGGTGGAGTGA
- a CDS encoding DUF5518 domain-containing protein, translating into MVPLRALPGELTDESVRFAILVGLASVPFTVGLSWQPSADDAVVTVGGRISSLPLLLAGLLVGFRYRRRAVDTRRAGVWAGLVAAIGPGLVYAANAVATVRSESSELAALAVVSTVGSIAIGAVLSVFVVTAGAVFADWVLPRLDRDRRAVDARDDIDRPVADSRWWLVVAAYALAAPACVGAIVLGLPDDGVGFAFGLLGLAVLGPLAIVALVGLFIEVTAPRGRDGWIPNAWAYVGVPIGAYVLAAAGASLQSARDPSGYGIAGFVVALWIAAVVYLVRRRRHSAALSIRRR; encoded by the coding sequence ATGGTCCCGCTTCGAGCCCTCCCCGGCGAGTTAACCGACGAGTCGGTGCGGTTCGCGATCCTCGTCGGCCTCGCGTCGGTTCCGTTCACCGTCGGCCTCTCCTGGCAGCCGAGCGCCGACGACGCCGTCGTCACCGTCGGCGGGCGGATTTCGTCCCTCCCGCTGCTGCTGGCCGGGCTGCTCGTCGGCTTCCGCTACCGGCGTCGAGCGGTCGACACGCGCCGCGCAGGGGTGTGGGCCGGGCTCGTCGCCGCGATCGGACCGGGGCTCGTCTACGCTGCGAACGCGGTCGCCACGGTCCGATCGGAATCGTCGGAACTGGCCGCGCTCGCCGTCGTCTCGACGGTCGGCTCGATCGCCATCGGCGCCGTCCTCTCCGTTTTCGTCGTGACGGCCGGCGCGGTGTTCGCCGACTGGGTGCTGCCGCGGCTCGATCGCGATCGGCGCGCAGTCGACGCTCGAGACGACATCGACCGGCCCGTCGCCGATTCGCGGTGGTGGCTGGTCGTCGCCGCGTACGCGCTCGCCGCTCCGGCGTGCGTGGGCGCGATCGTTCTGGGGCTGCCCGACGACGGCGTCGGATTCGCCTTCGGATTGCTCGGACTCGCGGTACTGGGGCCGCTCGCGATCGTCGCGCTCGTCGGACTGTTCATCGAGGTAACCGCGCCTCGAGGCCGGGACGGCTGGATCCCGAACGCGTGGGCGTACGTCGGCGTTCCGATCGGCGCCTACGTACTCGCCGCCGCCGGCGCCTCACTTCAGAGTGCGCGGGACCCGTCCGGATACGGTATCGCCGGATTCGTCGTCGCGCTCTGGATCGCAGCCGTCGTCTACCTCGTTCGAAGACGCCGGCACTCGGCCGCGCTGTCGATCCGACGACGGTGA
- the argS gene encoding arginine--tRNA ligase, with translation MFIALRAEVEDALESALADRGFPTDDLGIEEPPEDVESVLASSVAFRLASEAGAPPPQVAGEIAEAIDADDLIYVSAVQTQGPYLNFLPSDAYFSETLETATDETYGALPDRRESVVVEHTSANPTGPVHVGRARNPIIGDAVANLLEYAGYDVSRHYYVNDAGRQIATFTWAYETFDEEDLESDPERDRIEYDLVRYYRKGNAFLDEASEEAVAEAEAEIEAIMQGLEKGDEETYERVSEVVDQVLSGMNACLERLPAEFDEFVKETRFMFDGSTDDLVDRLQDLDEAVYEDDAWQLDLDAYGIDKNLVFLRADGTSLYPTRDLAHHEWKFDNYDRAVTVLGEDHKLQANQLRTTLELLGNDTGQLRQVLYSYVNLPEGKMSTRRGTGVDLDDLLDEAIERARQEVEDRLDDRIRDDDLDDEDIERIAHQVGIGAVRYDIVSKQPTKAITFEWDQALDFEAQSAPYVQYVHARCCGILEESAARSAAENASGQSPRAAGFDPDRGLADQDLDLESAADADLLATAAERNLLETIARFPAVVDEAAGDLEPHAIATYTREFADRFNAFYRECPVLADDVDPEVRDARLALVAASKHTVANALGILGVEAPRSM, from the coding sequence ATGTTCATAGCCCTACGCGCCGAGGTCGAGGACGCCCTCGAATCGGCACTCGCCGATCGCGGCTTTCCCACGGACGATCTCGGGATCGAAGAACCCCCCGAAGACGTCGAGAGCGTGCTCGCCTCGAGCGTCGCCTTCCGACTCGCGAGCGAGGCCGGCGCCCCGCCGCCGCAGGTCGCCGGAGAGATCGCAGAGGCCATCGACGCGGACGATCTGATCTACGTCTCCGCGGTGCAGACGCAGGGGCCGTACCTCAATTTCCTGCCGAGCGACGCCTATTTCTCGGAAACGTTGGAGACGGCGACCGACGAGACGTACGGCGCGCTCCCCGATCGCCGGGAGTCCGTCGTCGTCGAGCACACGAGCGCGAACCCGACGGGGCCGGTCCACGTCGGCCGCGCGCGGAATCCGATCATCGGCGACGCGGTGGCGAACCTGCTCGAGTACGCCGGCTACGACGTTTCCCGTCACTACTACGTCAACGACGCGGGTCGCCAGATCGCGACCTTCACCTGGGCCTACGAGACGTTCGACGAGGAGGATCTGGAGAGCGACCCGGAGCGCGATCGGATCGAGTACGACCTCGTGCGCTACTACCGGAAGGGCAACGCCTTCCTCGACGAGGCCAGCGAGGAGGCAGTCGCCGAAGCCGAAGCCGAGATCGAGGCGATCATGCAGGGCTTAGAGAAGGGCGACGAGGAGACCTATGAGCGCGTCAGCGAGGTCGTCGATCAGGTTCTCTCGGGGATGAACGCGTGTCTCGAACGCCTCCCCGCCGAGTTCGACGAGTTCGTCAAGGAGACGAGGTTCATGTTCGACGGTTCGACGGACGATCTCGTCGATCGCCTCCAGGACTTAGACGAGGCCGTCTACGAGGACGACGCGTGGCAACTCGACCTCGACGCGTACGGCATCGACAAGAACCTCGTCTTCCTGCGCGCCGACGGCACCTCGCTGTACCCGACTCGCGATCTCGCCCACCACGAGTGGAAGTTCGACAACTACGATCGCGCGGTGACGGTGCTCGGCGAGGACCACAAGCTTCAGGCGAACCAGCTCCGGACGACGCTCGAACTGCTGGGCAACGATACTGGTCAGCTCCGCCAGGTTCTCTACTCGTACGTCAACCTGCCCGAGGGGAAAATGTCCACCCGTCGCGGCACGGGCGTCGACCTGGACGACCTGCTCGACGAGGCGATCGAGCGCGCCCGCCAGGAGGTCGAGGACCGCCTCGACGATCGCATCCGCGACGACGACCTGGACGACGAGGACATCGAGCGCATCGCCCACCAGGTCGGCATCGGCGCGGTCCGCTACGACATCGTCTCGAAGCAGCCGACGAAGGCGATCACCTTCGAGTGGGATCAGGCGCTCGACTTCGAAGCGCAGTCCGCGCCGTACGTCCAGTACGTCCACGCACGCTGCTGTGGCATCCTGGAGGAGAGCGCGGCGCGAAGCGCCGCGGAAAATGCGAGCGGGCAGAGCCCGCGAGCAGCCGGCTTCGACCCCGATCGCGGCCTCGCGGATCAGGACCTCGACCTCGAGTCGGCGGCCGACGCCGACCTGCTCGCGACGGCCGCAGAGCGGAACCTACTCGAGACGATCGCCCGGTTCCCGGCGGTCGTCGACGAGGCCGCGGGCGATCTCGAACCGCACGCGATCGCGACCTACACGCGCGAGTTCGCCGATCGGTTCAACGCCTTCTACCGCGAGTGTCCGGTGCTCGCCGACGACGTCGATCCCGAGGTCCGGGACGCGCGCCTCGCGCTGGTGGCGGCGTCGAAACACACCGTCGCGAACGCCCTCGGCATTCTCGGCGTCGAGGCGCCACGCTCGATGTAG
- the minD gene encoding MinD/ParA family ATP-binding protein, translating into MSQETVYAIASGKGGVGKTTTTVNLGTALAQAGERVALVDADLGMANLAGFVSLRPDSTTLHDVLAGDASIDDATYQLTDNIVAVPSGTDLDAYADTSPEGLRDVVAELRSTYDYVILDVGAGVSHETVLPLGLADAVVLVSTPEPAAVHDAKKTLELTGRAGGEVAGLVVTRTRPDTDVSYEELAARLDLQLLGTIPEDPAARESVYAGTPLVVHDPDGPAALAYRRLAGDVAGIEAPGRPPTARNPAPSATESQSDRSTARTDDRPTDRSADEGKREAAHDDVSSAITEAETDH; encoded by the coding sequence ATGTCTCAAGAGACGGTCTACGCTATCGCCAGCGGAAAAGGCGGCGTCGGGAAAACGACGACGACGGTGAATCTCGGGACGGCGCTCGCACAGGCGGGCGAGCGGGTTGCGCTCGTGGATGCCGATCTCGGCATGGCGAATCTCGCCGGGTTCGTCAGCCTGCGCCCCGATTCGACGACGCTCCACGATGTGCTGGCCGGCGACGCGTCGATCGACGACGCGACGTACCAGCTAACGGACAACATCGTCGCGGTCCCGAGCGGGACGGACCTCGACGCGTACGCCGACACGTCCCCCGAAGGACTCCGGGACGTCGTCGCCGAACTTCGATCGACCTACGACTACGTGATCCTCGACGTCGGTGCCGGCGTCAGTCACGAAACCGTTCTCCCGCTTGGCCTCGCCGACGCCGTCGTTCTCGTCTCGACACCGGAGCCCGCGGCGGTCCACGACGCCAAGAAGACCCTCGAACTGACCGGCCGCGCCGGCGGCGAGGTCGCCGGCCTCGTCGTCACCCGGACGCGACCGGACACGGACGTCTCCTACGAGGAACTCGCTGCGCGGCTCGACCTTCAGCTGTTGGGAACGATCCCCGAGGACCCGGCGGCTCGCGAGAGCGTCTACGCCGGGACGCCGCTCGTCGTCCACGACCCCGACGGCCCCGCCGCCCTCGCGTACCGGCGCCTCGCAGGCGACGTAGCCGGAATCGAGGCTCCCGGCCGGCCGCCGACGGCGCGGAATCCCGCGCCGTCGGCCACCGAGTCCCAGTCGGACCGATCGACGGCTCGTACCGACGACCGCCCAACGGATCGATCGGCCGACGAGGGGAAGCGGGAAGCCGCACACGACGACGTGTCCAGCGCGATCACGGAAGCCGAGACCGATCACTGA
- the prf1 gene encoding peptide chain release factor aRF-1: protein MSQEGEQEQSDRKKYEFRKVIEDLKQYEGSGTQLVSIYVPDDRQISDVVQHVTQEHSEAANIKSKQTRTAVQDALTSIKDRLRYYDTYPPENGIVLFSGAVDSGGGQTEMVTQVLESPPQPVESFRYHCDSDFLTEPLEEMLADKGLYGLIVLDRREANVGWLKGKRIEPVKSASSLVPGKQRKGGQSAQRFARLRLEAIDNFYQEVAGMANDLFVPKRHELDGVLVGGPSPTKDEFLDGDYLHHEIQDKVLGKFDVAYTDESGLKDLVDNAEDALADAEVMKDKKVMEEFFEELNAGDLATYGFEQTRRNLVMGAVDRLLISEDLRRDVVTYDCPECGNTDREVIDRRKSTPAHDCTECGTTVEATEEDREDAIDHLIEIAEQRGTETKFISTDFEKGEQLYNAFGGFAGILRYSTGV from the coding sequence ATGAGCCAGGAGGGCGAGCAGGAGCAATCCGACCGGAAAAAATACGAGTTCCGGAAGGTCATCGAGGACCTCAAGCAGTACGAGGGCTCCGGTACGCAGCTAGTCTCGATCTACGTTCCCGACGATCGCCAGATCAGCGACGTCGTTCAACACGTCACGCAGGAACACAGCGAAGCCGCCAACATCAAGTCCAAACAGACCCGGACGGCCGTCCAAGACGCGCTGACGAGCATCAAAGATCGACTTCGATACTACGACACCTATCCGCCGGAAAACGGGATCGTGCTGTTTTCCGGCGCCGTCGACTCGGGCGGCGGCCAGACCGAGATGGTGACGCAGGTACTCGAGAGTCCGCCCCAGCCGGTCGAGTCGTTTCGCTACCACTGCGATTCGGATTTCCTCACCGAACCCTTAGAGGAGATGCTGGCGGACAAGGGGCTGTACGGCCTGATCGTCCTCGACCGGCGCGAGGCCAACGTCGGCTGGCTGAAGGGCAAACGCATCGAACCCGTCAAGTCAGCCTCCTCGCTCGTCCCCGGCAAGCAGCGCAAGGGTGGACAGTCGGCCCAGCGGTTCGCCCGCCTGCGGCTCGAAGCGATCGACAACTTCTACCAGGAGGTCGCGGGGATGGCCAACGACCTGTTCGTCCCGAAGCGCCACGAACTCGACGGCGTTCTCGTCGGCGGTCCCTCGCCCACCAAAGACGAGTTCCTCGACGGCGACTACCTCCACCACGAAATCCAGGATAAAGTCCTCGGCAAGTTCGACGTCGCCTACACCGACGAGTCCGGCCTGAAAGACCTCGTCGACAACGCCGAAGACGCGCTGGCCGACGCCGAGGTGATGAAGGACAAGAAGGTGATGGAGGAGTTCTTCGAGGAACTCAACGCCGGCGACCTCGCCACCTACGGCTTCGAGCAGACCCGACGGAACCTCGTGATGGGCGCGGTCGATCGGCTCCTTATCAGCGAGGACCTTCGGCGGGACGTCGTCACCTACGACTGTCCGGAGTGCGGCAACACCGATCGCGAGGTGATCGATCGGCGGAAGTCGACGCCGGCCCACGACTGCACCGAATGCGGCACGACGGTCGAGGCCACCGAGGAGGATCGCGAGGACGCGATCGATCACCTCATCGAAATCGCCGAACAGCGGGGCACGGAAACCAAGTTCATTTCGACCGACTTCGAGAAGGGCGAACAACTGTACAACGCGTTCGGCGGATTTGCGGGCATTCTGCGGTACAGTACCGGCGTCTAA
- a CDS encoding helix-turn-helix transcriptional regulator gives MSSPSPTLDVLETVARREPLLSSLAEQPRDKRDLVDHLDCSRSTIDRAVRELEWLEFVDRTDGTYRLTAAGRLALAEHRRSAAVFESIETRSHLLGHMPPDAPMSAAMLEGSEATEPPSHAPNEPLQELTCYLDRADRVRAIAGAERIPQLRRRLYDRTVNGDLDAELLMTDDLAEFIVAEYPEQVHDLAVAGAVDFYVVDSLPYELTIFELPTGSQVFLFAIQETDIKAVLTNDSQAALEWATGVYRRFRTSAKKLSPPE, from the coding sequence ATGTCTTCGCCAAGTCCCACACTGGACGTCCTCGAGACGGTTGCCCGCAGAGAGCCGCTCCTCTCGAGCCTCGCGGAGCAGCCCCGCGACAAGCGAGACCTCGTCGACCACCTCGACTGTTCCCGATCGACGATCGACCGGGCAGTCCGCGAGCTCGAGTGGCTCGAATTCGTCGACCGAACGGACGGCACCTATCGGCTGACCGCCGCGGGACGGCTGGCGCTCGCGGAACATCGCCGCAGCGCCGCCGTCTTCGAATCGATCGAAACGCGCAGTCACCTGCTGGGGCACATGCCGCCCGATGCGCCGATGTCGGCGGCCATGCTTGAGGGCTCCGAGGCGACGGAGCCGCCGTCGCACGCGCCGAACGAACCCCTCCAGGAACTCACCTGCTACCTCGATCGGGCCGACCGGGTGCGAGCGATCGCCGGGGCGGAGCGGATTCCACAGCTCCGCCGGCGGTTGTACGATCGGACGGTCAACGGCGACCTCGATGCGGAGCTGCTCATGACCGACGATCTCGCCGAGTTCATCGTGGCCGAGTATCCCGAACAGGTACACGACCTCGCCGTCGCCGGCGCGGTCGACTTCTACGTCGTCGACTCGCTCCCCTACGAACTCACGATCTTCGAGTTACCGACCGGCTCGCAGGTGTTCCTGTTCGCCATCCAGGAGACGGATATCAAGGCGGTTCTCACGAACGATTCGCAGGCCGCTCTCGAGTGGGCCACCGGCGTGTACCGCCGGTTCCGCACCTCCGCGAAGAAGCTGTCACCGCCGGAATGA
- a CDS encoding PRC-barrel domain containing protein: MTRERITRADEGKRVLNTDGTEVGLLVAVEEGRGYVDPDPGLADTIKAKLGWGSASERAHPLDEGSIEEITDDAVYLRGTL, from the coding sequence ATGACGCGAGAACGGATCACGAGAGCCGACGAAGGGAAACGAGTCCTGAACACCGACGGCACGGAGGTCGGGTTGCTCGTCGCGGTCGAAGAGGGGCGGGGCTACGTCGATCCCGATCCGGGTCTCGCGGATACAATCAAGGCGAAACTCGGCTGGGGAAGCGCATCTGAACGGGCGCATCCACTCGACGAGGGGAGCATCGAGGAGATCACCGACGACGCCGTCTACCTTCGGGGAACGCTCTGA
- a CDS encoding HalOD1 output domain-containing protein — protein MYDSTPPASRSRSPPVYRAVHDPEGPATLSTTIIHALADCTGVDVTDSRISLYDTVDPDALDGLFRPRYDGTPRAGGTLSFVIDGHYVTVSGDGEILIEPPARR, from the coding sequence ATGTACGACTCCACTCCCCCCGCATCGCGGTCTCGCTCTCCACCCGTGTATCGCGCCGTTCACGATCCCGAGGGGCCCGCGACGCTGAGTACGACTATCATCCACGCGCTGGCCGACTGCACGGGCGTCGACGTGACGGACAGCCGTATCTCGCTGTACGATACCGTCGATCCCGACGCGCTCGACGGGCTCTTTCGTCCCCGATACGACGGCACGCCTCGCGCCGGAGGCACCCTCTCGTTCGTGATCGACGGCCACTACGTCACGGTCAGCGGCGACGGCGAAATCCTGATCGAACCGCCCGCTCGCCGGTGA